The Flavobacterium sp. M31R6 nucleotide sequence CCCCAACAAATCTAATATAACGTTAGTGTCTAAAAAAATTCTGCTCATTTGTATTTTTGTTCTAAATAATCAGCACGATCTTTTTTATAATCATAATCAGCTGGAATTTTAATTCCTGAAGAAAGACTTTTTACAAACGGCGAAATTTGTATGTCATTATTTGTTTTATCTGAAGTCAAAGAATTAAGGTAGTTTTCTATAATTCGAGATAAGCTTAATTTTTTTTCAGAAGCATAATGTTTAGCTTTTTCAATTATCTCTTGGTCAAGCTTCAATGTGAGTTTAGTATCCATAGCGTAAAATATTTATACGTACAAATATATGAATTTAGGACGGAATAAATATAGGTTTACGTTTTTTTTTTGCGATTACTGCCAACGTTCCCTTGCTACAAGAGGTTTGGGGTTAAATTAAGCCTTATTTTCGGATTTGCCAAATCATCCCAAATACAAAACCAATCTTTCCATTAAGCCAGATGCCCAAATTGCTTGTAGCGTGTGTTGGCGGTAGTACATTCTATTGACATAATTACTTTTCAAAAATTGGTTCAAATTTAGATTTTAAATTCTGGAATATTATATTCAAAGTAACAAGACCGAGTATAGTCATCATTAAATCAAGCCAGTCAAATGTTCCTAAACCCTTAATAAGTTCTAATAATTCATATGCCAAAAGTAGTCCAAAGGTATAGAGACTATAAATCAATAGTTTACGTTTTGACTCAATATAATTAAGGCTCTTATTTCTCAGACAAAATATAGGTAAAGCAAATGCGCACCCAAAACTAGGTATTATACCAAACCAAAATAATACAGTAGAATTTCCCTTAAAAAAAGGCCTTAATTCCATAGGTAAAACATATAAAGTCCACCCAAAAATGAATAATAAAATTAGAGGTAGACTTTTTTTATTCCTAATGCCTAATGCAGAAATTACAAGAATTAAAAAAAGGATTAAAACTATTTTACCAGTAAATTGTCCAAATTGATACATTTATAATTTTATTTGTAAATTTTTTATACGTTTCAAAAGTTTGTATTACCGCCAACGCCTTGGCACTACAGCGGGTTTGGGACTAAATTAAGACCATTCTTCGGATTTGCCACTCGAGCGATAGCGAACAGGCGAAGCAAATCATCCCAAATACAAAACAACTTTCCATTAAGCCAATTGCCCAAATCCGTTGTAGTAGCTGTTGTGTGTAGCCTATTATATTCCAAATATTTCATCATTAACAGATAAAATTTTATTTATATCTGGTCTTTTAGAAGAATAAAGAATTTCAATCGTATCTCCCTCTTTTAAAGATTTATTTTTAATTATATCAGAATGATTGATGTTTGATTTATCCAAAAATTTATAACCTCTTATTTCTCCCATATTTGTTTTTGAATACATTTCATAAGTGACAATTCCTTTCGTTTTAATACCATTTTGATTTAATTCATTTTCTTTATATTTTAATGGTAAATAGTAACAGGCAAACAAACCAATTACTACAGTTAAGAGTGAAAAGTTCGTAGTTAATTGGAAAGCTTTTGTCCCTCTTACACCAGACAATTCTATTTGTTCCTTTCTTAAAAATTGTGGCGGAATTTCGGTATTTCTTTTATCAGGAAACATTTGGCTAAAAATATAATAAAAAGAAAAAATTGAGCTTCCATAAGCAAAACTTACAAGAAAGAAATATGCCATTGGTCCCATTTTCAAATTTGGAAAATAAGCCATAAAAGCCGTAATAAATAAAATTGCAATGGGTGGTAAAAGTGCTCTTTGGTATGGTTTCATTTTTAGTGGTTTTTTGGTAGGTTACACACAACGTCTTGGCACTACAGTGGGTTTGGGACTAAATTAAGCCCTATTTTCGGATTTGCCAAATCA carries:
- a CDS encoding DUF6364 family protein, which gives rise to MDTKLTLKLDQEIIEKAKHYASEKKLSLSRIIENYLNSLTSDKTNNDIQISPFVKSLSSGIKIPADYDYKKDRADYLEQKYK